A stretch of DNA from Tigriopus californicus strain San Diego chromosome 8, Tcal_SD_v2.1, whole genome shotgun sequence:
ttatttttttgcctcgaCAACGCCGAATAaagtgaaattcaattttctatAAACTAATTTCAAGATTCGTTCGTCTCTAATGACCATTCATCTCATTTGGTCGAGCACTACCGAGCCCATCTTTGACGGGCGCATCCTGGAGgttccattcattcatgccTCACTCATGACTTGGTTACAATTTCGGGTTGGTGTGCCCAAGGGCACAGCAAAGGCCAGCAGAGCCAGAGAAGAAAGGTGCACTCTCCTGCCTTCACACCAGAGTCGTGCCGTAGATCGCGTTCCATGGCACCCACCTCCTCATGTCCCAGAGAACGAGGGCGCCAAGCCTCCACAACCAGGAAGGAGCTTTTGGTCATGTGCTCATGTCAGCTGATCGGGAGAGAAAGAACACGCCAAGACACCCAGTCAAGATACATATCAAGTTCATCCCGGTCAATTCCCCCGGTCAAAGGCCAAACCAGTCTGACATCGCCACAAATCCAATCGTCATTTCAAATCGTCACGGAATACTTGTCTTGTTCAGTCTGCAGCCGAACGGATTGAGGCTGGTTCACGTGTACTTTTCGGTACATGTCGTTGCATGCATTGAGCCCGAGCCATTCATAGACAGTGGCTGGAGCACAGATTTCAGCCCGCCCAATCCGAGAACATCGCCTCTGCTGTACATGTAGGATTCAGAAGGCTTAGGTCCTCCATGTTGTAAGACCCACGACCACTTGTTGCCCTCTCATCAGGCATCACCGCATCATCAGACTGCATCACAAGTACGCGCTCAGCGCCATGTGTACATACAGAGTAGATTGGCCTCGTCCAATGCATCATTGAAGAATCTTGTTCGTTCAGCTGGGAAAGAGGTTTGAATCTTGAACACCAGAAGTCCGACTAGCACCTCACTCGATTGTTCAGACCGACATCATCATGTCCTCCCGAGATCCGGCGAGAgcctcccgatttcagtcgCCATTTCCTCGACGCCCTTGGGAGGATCAGCGCCATGGTTCCCCTTACATGGCGGCGGGTGCGGGGGGTGCCACCAACTCCTCTCTGAAAGGTATTATAGTGGGGGGCATCACGGGCGGCATTGAAATCTGTATTACTTATCCCACGGAATATGTCAAGACTCAGTTACAATTGGACGAGAAAGTGGGCAAGTACAAGGGGATTGTGGACTGTACCCAGCAAACGGTCAAGGAAAGAGGCTTGGGTGGTCTCTACCGGGGTCTGTCCGTGCTCTTGTATGGGTCCATCCCCAAATCCGCCGTTCGCTTCGGGGCTTTCGAGCAGTTTAAGGGCCTGATGGCGGCGCCCGACGGATCCTTGTCCTTGGGAGCCAAGATGTTGTGCGGTTTGGGAGCCGGCGTGAGTGAGGCTGTCCTAGTCGTGACCCCAATGGAAACGGTCAAGGTGAAGTTCATCAATGACCAACGCTCGGCCAACCCCAAATTCCGAGGCTTCTTCCATGGCGTGAAACATATCATTGCCGAGAAGGGGATTCGGGGCACCTATCAAGGGGTAACGGCCACCATCATGAAACAGGGCAGCAATCAGTTGATCAGGTTCTCGGTGGTGGAGTGTCTCAAGGATTGGTACACGGGCTATGACACGGCCAAGCGTAAGGATATCCCGCTGTATGTGACGGGAGCGATTGGAGCCTTTGCCGGAGCCTGTTCGGTGTTGGGTAATACTCCGTTGGATGTGGTTAAGACCCGAATGCAAGGCCTGGATGCTCAAAAATATAAGAACACGTGGGATTGTGCCAAACAGATTTGGTACAACGAAGGGGCCAGGGCCTTCTACAAAGGGACCATTCCCCGCATGAGCCGGGTCTGCTTGGATGTGGGCATCACATTCGTCATCTACGACTCGTTCATGATCTACTTCAACAAGATTTGGCCTTAAGACTTGCCATCGACCACCGCGAGAATGAATGGATATAGGCTTGTAAAAATTTGTAGTGTGTTCTATTTATCATCTCCTAACTGTTTATGACCGTGCCACTGGGTACGTACCGTTTGTACACTGACCTAATGCGCATTTATGGATCAAAATTATATCAAATATACGGCTTTTGTTGTCAACATCGTGTTCGGCTACCGCCTTTATCGGGACGGGTCTTTTCGGAGACGAGGGAGAGTCTCAAAAAGGAAGGCGACATTTTAGCCTGGGACAGTCTGCCTGGCGACGTTACGTCACAAGCCCAACACGACAATTCTACTggaaggaaaacaaaaaaaaacagcagcCAGGTTGTCTCGAGTCTGTGGGTTCCATACTGAAGATACGAGGGAATTAGAGGTtataaaatgaaatgtgtggTTTGCCAATTGGCTAGGGAGTCTGGGGAGAATAAGAAAACATGGGGTTACACCACCGACCGGCTTCATTTCTCACAAATCCAAGCTCTTTTTAAGCTATTTGATATCACGAAAAATGAGTTCATGTCCGGGTCGATCTGCCCTTGCTGTTATGACCTcctgctccaaattgatagcCTCGAATATCAGATGCTTCAACAATGCAAGAATCTCAAGGCCAGAGTGAAGTGCTTCGCCTGTGAAGACGAATATATTGTCGCTCAAAGTGCCCAAATTTCCGATCAAAGCCCCAATGGCGACGACTGTATTCAATCGATTTTTTGCCAGGATGACCCGATAGGAGAAGATTTCAAAGCCGAATTGTCCAAGTCGAAAAAACGTCGGATGGAATGTCCTGAACCTCTGGCCATCAAATTGGAGCCCCCGGCCAATAACGACGACAATTCAGGCGAAGGCCAGATGCAGATGCCTTTCCGAGATACTCCCGTGGATAAACGGACAGTTCCCAAACCACGTGCGCCACCTCCTTCATCAACTTTTACCCAGGATAACTTGGATTTTAATGTTTCAGTTATCAAAACCACGCGGGGAAATGAACAGCTTTTATACGAAAATTATACTTACAACAAATTGGAtttcaacaaccaaccaaaggtTGGCGACTTTTGTCGATGGAAGTGCACCTTTAACTATGGCATTAAAACTGGATGCAAAGGTAAACTCAAGACCACTCGAGATGGTTCATGTGTTTTATTGGACTCGAAGACGGACCACAACCACAAACCCCCGGATGAACAACAAATTAATGCTATTTACTTCCGGGAACAAGTGAAGCAGTTGGCCCGAAACCACCCGGATATGAAACCTGCGGAGATCTTGAGTAACTCGAAAATGCTTCTACCGGCGTCGGCTGATATTGGGATAAAGAAAGTTAGTATAATGAGGTTTATCCAGAGGACGTGTAACAAAGTACGTGGCACCAAAATCAACGTTGAAGACGATTCCAATGAGGCACCTGTTAGGAAACCACCCGAAGATGGAAGTACATGTTCATCCTCTTAGATGGAGGAGATCTTCAGCCTGATTTAGCAATGTTGTCGTAAAATCCCACGCTCTCGTCAGAATTGAATAATATTTGACAATCTGCTGCAtaattattttctttctcgAAGTATTTCGTCCTTTTGTAGAATGTAGATTATTGCTCGCAAGATCCTAGAAATTTATCACAGCCAAGTTTCAGTAAAAGAGAACAGAACGCAGAAGTCAGTTTTTATCGGGATGAAATTGGTCACCATCCCATTCATTGGGTCGAGACCGTTTGATCCGATTGGATTTGAGATGACTAGGCACAATAGTGACGATCCGTTTCTTTCGACGTAATCGTGCGATCTCTGCCATATTGTCCTCCGATGGTTCCATTTCCTCCAGGTTTGACCCACTCGAGGGCTTCATCGCGTTTTGACTAGGCAGTCGAAATGTGGCGGTAACTTTGGTACCACTTTCGTCTGCAGGATTGGATTCAGGTGCTTTTGGAGGTAGTCGAAGGGTGAATGACTCTGAAAATAACGTGTACAATATCGTGATTGATTGAACAATCTTAGAGTGAAGGGTGGCTTCATCCGCTAGGGACACATTCACTCTCATTCCAACTAGTCATATGAACGTAGGGACGGTTAGTAGGGCAAAAATCCATTCGACTGtactggaaaaaaaatgatcaagctCAACACGCTGCCAAGAGGTCACCTTCACAGACTTCTTGGTGAATGTAAGATTGAGTGGAAACCATCACCCGCATGTTGTAGAACACGTCTCCAGGCCTGGCATTGGGATTCGAATCTGGCCTTTGATCGATCGACCTAAAGAGAAGCTAAGTTTAAAGAGCCCTGAAAGGTAGATTGTATTGGCCTTCAAAGGCTCAAGCCATTCATCAGCTGTATTGAACATCTGTGAAGGGAAATTTGTTTCGATTAGGAttctcactcattcattcagaagaagaggaaggataGAAATATTCGAAAGTGAAAGTAAAAGCTCGTAATATAGTATGAAATGATGAGGAACATGTATACAAAGTGGGGACTCGTTTATTCGCATCAGTCATACACACAGTGGTTGTCGGTCAAACTTATCAGAAACTGAGGTGACAAAAGTGCAGAGCTCATTACGTTACTAATGATTCGTGGACCTGCCTAGTTGTGTCGAAATGAGCATAGACATTGCTAAGCACTCATTTGAGCATCTCCAGGACTGGCATATCAAGGAGAGATCGAACTTTCGTCTCCCTAAAAAAGGGTGCGGGGGTTGTTGGATCGAACAGATCGATCAACAGGGTGGataagaaaagaaacccaCGGCCTCTTAAAACAGATTCGAGGGGGGAATCAAGGTTGGATGTATACCTGGGACCGGGGTGTGGACCAAGGGGTGATGACAGGCTGCTGTGTCCCGTTCGCGCTGAAATGAAGGGGTGGGGGGCTTCATTCAGACTCGCACAAAAGTGAGCCCACTTTTGGTCGTCATTTCATTTACGACATCGACATTCATTCCGAGAGTTGAAGCATACCAATCTAACATTGATAATAATAagaagaataaaaataaaatttagAAGGATATGAAGAAAAACCGGAAAGTTAAAGGATAGCAACGTTCTGCTTCAGAAAGATTATCACAGCACTTTCGTTCATCATCACTTAGACTTGGGGTTAGGAAGTGCGTCGGTTTTGTTTCTGTGCAGCGTGAGTTATGAGGGGGAAGAAGGTGCCTTAGCGTGGGAGAAAAAAGGCATCTCGCAACAAAACCTCATCTCACGCTCTTCTCAAAGTGTCATGGACATCAGCAGTACTTACACCTTTGAGGCCAGGTCTACTTACCACGTGTAATTCTTGAGCTTGCGAATCTCTTTTGTTGCCCAATGGCTCAGGGTTTTGGTTTTGGCGATCTTGGAACGGCGCCCCTGGGTCAGTAGATTGTTAATGGGTTCAACATCGAGTATGCTCGACAAGTTTGCCCCAAAGGCAGAACACAGATCACTGGAACACAAAAAGAGACATTCAATTACGCTGTTGTGAAGTCAGTTCATCAACCATAAAGGGTGAACTCTTGTTGGAAGAACTAAATCAAGCAACGTCAATGATCGTGACAGGGCTCGCGAAATATTCCACATGTTATAGCAAATTTTAATGGATCTTTAAGCCAACAAAGCTGTAGCANNNNNNNNNNNNNNNNNNNNNNNNNNNNNNNNNNNNNNNNNNNNNNNNNNNTACAAGGACATGATCTTGACCAGACACTGCAAGGCCGCCACCTTGACTTGAATATCGGTGGCTTGCGTGGCCTCACACACCACTTGCATGATAAAATGGCGCTCGGTCTAAAGCCAAATGAAAGAAGACGAGGCCCATGAAATTCAAGCCCCAAAGGTCAGAGGCAATTTGCAGTTTACGGTTCGAAGAGACTTACCTCTTTCTCGAAATTGCCGCGCGTGAATTCGAGCGAGTTGAGGAGGGCGTTGGTGGCGGCCAATCGAACGTGATTACTGGGTTCTTCGCGTTTCATTCCGAACACGATGGCCGTGAGGATCTCGTTGGATTTCTCTTCCAGACATCGTTGCTCGATATCTTGGCAAATGTACCCGATGGCTTCCAGCGTGGCCTCTTTTCGCATCTCCGTACTCGAGGGATCGGTCACATTGGTCACGAGCACTTGGAGCAACTCGGGCCAATGGTTGAGCGGCAACTCCATTACGGCCACGTACTGCACGCATTGGGCGGCGGCCGATGGGCGGTAGCCTTCGGAGCCCAAGGCGCCCAGGATGTTGTGCTTGACGTAGGTGCGGATATCGAGGGGCATGGCCAGCCATCGCTCCTGGACCTGTCCACGTACCGTGTCATCATTGGAAGTGAGCCGATTCTTGAGTTGGAGGCCGGCTTGTCGCCGAGCCACGGCCGAATTCCCGCCATGTACCAAGATGTCCGACAGCGTCTTCAGCAATTCCGGCTAGAAACAAAGGCAGAGAGAGACGACCCATATGGATCACGGCCAAACTTAGATCCCTGCTCACTGGATGAGCCCAATgaattgatcaagaattgAAGAATTGAGCGGTACAGATCATGAAAAGACATCTTTCCTCCTgacttcatccatccatccatctattcagATGCATGAATGCATGAATTCAATGTCCAAACTCACCAAATTGTTGACCGCCGCTTGCTCCAGGAAATTCAAGGCCGCCGtcagttcattttgatctGGAACAAATATGTTATCACTTATCAATAACAAACGGACTATATTGATACCAACATCTAGGTTTTGGCCATGGACTTTCAGATTGGGAACGGAAGCGAAATTTCTGTATCTCCTAAAGCATTCATTTCATCCACAGGCTAGCAATGACGCGCTTCGCAGTATCAGAAGATTGTGTCGAATAGttcaacttggccaatttgcACAATATTCCTCAGAAGATAAGGTCTGATTTACTTAAATAAGCTTCGAATTTCCGGCCTGCTTCCGGTCAGCTCCATagatataacttttttgaaatcaaccaCTTCAAACGAAAATTAGAGTGGTCTACATTTCTTAATACATTATTCTATTTCGAAGAGTGGCTCCGAGTGGCTCTGGCCGATTCGGTGAGGAGACCGTTGATAGTCCGGATTTCTAGCACTTCAGGATTGGGCTGAGGCTGCCGCCTCCGATTTTTACTCCGTGTCTTTATTCGGGTCTGGCGTGTTTTCACCTGAGGAGACGGTCTTCTCCAAGACTTGGATCAATTGGGCGGCCACCTCCGAGTTCATGGTGATAGCCGAGTCAATGGAGGAACGCCAGGCCAGGCCGGATACCGTGGGCGTGCCCCACAAGGACAGGAGGGTGGGCTCGAGCAGAGACCACGGAGTTGTGGGCAACCTGCTCCACCAAGAATCACCGAATTAGAGGTTCGATTTCTTCAGTGTCTCTAAAATTGAGGCATTGTGTGTCATTCAGATGATGGATAAGCTAAGAAagatatttatttttgttgtagTTTTTGCTTATCATGTTAATAACGGCTGGGTGATCTAGATTTTGGGATGGGATTATGTTAAAGGGTATGATTCGGTTATTATAGGTTTGAAGTTATCTG
This window harbors:
- the LOC131885102 gene encoding tricarboxylate transport protein, mitochondrial-like codes for the protein MSSRDPARASRFQSPFPRRPWEDQRHGSPYMAAGAGGATNSSLKGIIVGGITGGIEICITYPTEYVKTQLQLDEKVGKYKGIVDCTQQTVKERGLGGLYRGLSVLLYGSIPKSAVRFGAFEQFKGLMAAPDGSLSLGAKMLCGLGAGVSEAVLVVTPMETVKVKFINDQRSANPKFRGFFHGVKHIIAEKGIRGTYQGVTATIMKQGSNQLIRFSVVECLKDWYTGYDTAKRKDIPLYVTGAIGAFAGACSVLGNTPLDVVKTRMQGLDAQKYKNTWDCAKQIWYNEGARAFYKGTIPRMSRVCLDVGITFVIYDSFMIYFNKIWP
- the LOC131885104 gene encoding uncharacterized protein LOC131885104 (The sequence of the model RefSeq protein was modified relative to this genomic sequence to represent the inferred CDS: added 87 bases not found in genome assembly); the protein is MITFITMIAMDQDHSDGSIAASAGLIGDLCSAFGANLSSILDVEPINNLLTQGRRSKIAKTKTLSHWATKEIRKLKNYTWSIDQRPDSNPNARPGDVFYNMRVMVSTQSYIHQEVCEESFTLRLPPKAPESNPADESGTKVTATFRLPSQNAMKPSSGSNLEEMEPSEDNMAEIARLRRKKRIVTIVPSHLKSNRIKRSRPNEWDGDQFHPDKN
- the LOC131884808 gene encoding importin subunit beta-like; this translates as MNSEVAAQLIQVLEKTVSSDQNELTAALNFLEQAAVNNLPELLKTLSDILVHGGNSAVARRQAGLQLKNRLTSNDDTVRGQVQERWLAMPLDIRTYVKHNILGALGSEGYRPSAAAQCVQYVAVMELPLNHWPELLQVLVTNVTDPSSTEMRKEATLEAIGYICQDIEQRCLEEKSNEILTAIVFGMKREEPSNHVRLAATNALLNSLEFTRGNFEKETERHFIMQVVCEATQATDIQVKVAALQCLVKIMSFSSNKSSPFMVDELTSQQRN